The sequence below is a genomic window from Pectinophora gossypiella chromosome 21, ilPecGoss1.1, whole genome shotgun sequence.
CTCAGTTGTCTGACCACGTGGTCTCGAGGTCCCCAATATGGCTCCGGTGTAAATAAAACCCTCCAATTCTGAAACAGATggtggtgggcagagccataagtaaggAATATTGATGGAGGAATTTCATTTAGGAATAAAGTCacctaataattgttttttatttatttataggtaggtaaggtaggtaAGGTAAGGTACTAAACGCCACCGCCACGAACCTTTTTCCGTATGCACATGTGTGTAACAACTGCGTACACGCAGCCGGCGAGCAGCGGCACCACTGGCACCACCCACGCCCACTCCACACACGAGTAGTCCATTGCTATGCTACTCTTCATCTCTTCAACCATATATCTATGGGATGTCGCGTCGTGTTGCAAGCGAAAATATATGCTAACGAATGTAGCATATAAGCCATACAATTTgtactgaaaaaataaatgtttttatttagttcgCAATGGAGTAGTCTGGTGGAGCTTACTTTGAAAAGGCGAGGATTCGATCTACTAATAtacaggttagtgacatcgtagcgaatactgaggggatgattcagaccatgattctgggttaatatcaagtggaaaattccgtcggaaaattcacgaaaagTTAAGTGACTTTTTCAGtttcacacttttgcgacggaaaatttcacttgatatcggctcagaatcatggtctgactcctccctgaaagttttcgttacgatgtcactaacactctgtataggtaTGTCATTTTTTATCAAATCTGTCCAACTATTTTGACGTGAAGAACTATAATTTCTTGGTATGTTCctccaataataaaattaaaactgcTTC
It includes:
- the LOC126376809 gene encoding uncharacterized protein LOC126376809 — protein: MVEEMKSSIAMDYSCVEWAWVVPVVPLLAGCVYAVVTHMCIRKKNWRVLFTPEPYWGPRDHVVRQLRKQFISPVFVGSSASRYLARYMLNRYNTATYRLDVNYFAQGRRSTVYALRDFGRKAE